Proteins from a genomic interval of Arachis hypogaea cultivar Tifrunner chromosome 10, arahy.Tifrunner.gnm2.J5K5, whole genome shotgun sequence:
- the LOC112715958 gene encoding uncharacterized protein, whose translation MSSPFPSCFRPSHTRRNCPPLPAPPGSSNPNLTTYLYHTDTGLVTLTWSRSILGRSLHVQVHNHNPFDSPSSSSSSSPSSSSFQLHIKPFIFWKKHGSKTLSSTTRLFWNLSKAKFSSSFSPEPHSSFYLALVVHNRIVLLLGDSPKDAYSKSKALHANNPHSLLLKKEHVFADTVYSTTAIFGGKTRRIQIDCGSSRDNDSASSKLSFSVDGDRVLQIKRLKWKFRGNERVEIDGVPVQISWDVYNWLFDKDSNGDGHAIFMFKFEADEHGVDRNVVNPWAQQNWNLGLSGSCDWAKMSSSSVSVGSSAGSFGGSSSVLEWSSVEENELVDPVGFSLIVYAWKR comes from the coding sequence atgtCATCGCCATTCCCTTCCTGCTTTCGGCCATCCCACACCCGCCGTAATTGTCCTCCATTACCGGCGCCACCAGGCTCCTCCAACCCCAACCTGACCACATACCTGTACCACACCGACACGGGCCTCGTGACTCTAACATGGTCACGCTCTATCTTAGGCCGCTCCCTCCACGTCCAGGTCCACAACCACAACCCCTTCgattccccttcttcttcttcttcttcttctccttcttcttcctcctttcaaCTTCACATAAAGCCCTTCATATTCTGGAAGAAGCACGGATCcaaaaccctctcttccaccacgcGACTCTTCTGGAACCTCTCCAAGGCCAAgttctcttcctccttctcccCGGAACCCCACTCCTCCTTCTACCTCGCGCTCGTCGTCCACAACCGCATCGTTCTCCTCCTCGGCGATTCCCCCAAAGACGCCTACTCCAAGTCCAAGGCTCTCCACGCTAACAACCCCCACTCCCTCCTCCTCAAGAAGGAACACGTCTTTGCCGACACCGTTTACTCCACCACCGCCATTTTCGGCGGCAAGACCCGCCGTATTCAAATCGACTGCGGCTCCTCCAGGGATAACGACTCTGCCTCCTCCAAGCTCTCTTTCTCCGTCGACGGCGACAGGGTGCTGCAGATAAAGCGCCTCAAGTGGAAGTTCAGGGGCAATGAGAGAGTTGAAATCGACGGCGTTCCGGTTCAGATCTCGTGGGACGTGTACAACTGGCTCTTCGACAAGGATAGTAACGGCGATGGGCACGCCATTTTCATGTTCAAGTTCGAGGCGGATGAACATGGCGTGGACAGGAACGTCGTGAATCCATGGGCGCAGCAGAACTGGAACTTGGGTTTGAGTGGCTCCTGCGACTGGGCCAAGATGTCGTCTTCTTCCGTCTCGGTGGGTTCCTCCGCCGGGTCATTCGGCGGAAGCTCCTCCGTGTTGGAATGGTCCAGTGTGGAGGAGAACGAGTTGGTAGATCCCGTTGGCTTCTCACTCATTGTTTATGCATGGAAGCGCTGA
- the LOC112717741 gene encoding uncharacterized protein — protein sequence MKGSNLIRANASCMKLKEKIRQLKKKFENNLEKEKNGKGTTLKPHELEALQLGKNVWGHDGCGGETVLNETAKKDTVNNEKAAKITSKKALVPHSNEKAEAKSKLNSEPLDSNEGRRMSEFSVTSLALTSMLRYDGTFGKPFSEDYIRKGIELLGVSKREDIEARCKKFKDAENKLYAEIAEFYAELS from the coding sequence ATGAAGGGGTCGAATTTGATTCGGGCAAATGCATCATGCATGAAATTGAAGGAGAAGATCCGCCAGCTGAAGAAGAAGTTTGAGAACAAcctagaaaaagagaagaacgGCAAGGGGACAACCTTAAAGCCGCACGAGTTGGAAGCACTTCAGTTGGGAAAGAATGTTTGGGGCCACGATGGTTGTGGCGGTGAAACAGTGCTCAACGAAACTGCAAAAAAGGATACAGTTAATAATGAGAAGGCTGCGAAGATTACTTCCAAGAAGGCACTAGTGCCCCATTCAAATGAAAAAGCTGAAGCAAAGTCCAAACTAAATTCTGAACCTTTGGATTCAAATGAAGGTAGAAGGATGAGTGAATTTTCTGTGACTAGTTTAGCTTTGACTTCAATGTTGAGGTACGATGGGACTTTTGGTAAGCCTTTCAGTGAAGATTATATTAGAAAGGGAATAGAGTTACTTGGAGTCTCAAAGAGGGAAGACATCGAGGCTAGGTGCAAGAAGTTCAAAGACGCTGAAAATAAATTGTATGCGGAGATAGCTGAATTCTACGCCGAGCTAAGTTGA
- the LOC112715960 gene encoding uncharacterized protein, which translates to MGKKKFIDKKKSATFQLLARDTSDPSFGNSPGADCVFVRVDNNPLPAADFISAGDDYDNRNSVFDDAPGDDESDDAGDFAFSSSTSSMPLGSRGFVGSVGATPLPEEVRREILELGFPDDGYNYLIHLREIKNAGGGSAYYQNPKFRVEDIPRDVKAYDASRLKISEVDGEPEPDSIYSVASKTTTVRVQKVVDPEVAALLDDSDLSRFGSDVEDLEEDFVVRANLHEDGDNVEEKAHICDGKNFEESMTNGNQNNAHELQVSSHTRVTDNLGSLGGVANGATGVGCADEKERARRLLDEQFDLFERQEYGTDDNDDDDDDSYEHYGAEEDGSLAEKLKCCLNNDMMDDLEHNDDKYKVPADILKNKEGPKVEEEDCAADVIRRCKEYAEVYEVEEDGDNDVVLFEESSDESEVWDCETIVSTYSTLDNHPRKIDAPEVARKKKLAGTVSAAMSSSSQLISLRGKEKLPLDFLPGNKSTSAERVKGLSTARIEYKRKPHGLETKEEKKERKAAVKEERREARRMKKEMKDLYRSEAHRAQRVAAISGPASIHLL; encoded by the exons ATGGGGAAGAAGAAGTTCATCGACAAGAAGAAATCCGCAACATTCCAGCTTCTGGCTCGAGACACATCTGACCCGTCCTTCGGCAACTCTCCCGGTGCTGACTGTGTCTTCGTCCGGGTTGACAACAACCCACTCCCTGCCGCCGATTTCATCTCTGCCGGTGACGACTATGACAACAGAAATTCCGTGTTTGATGATGCTCCTGGTGACGACGAAAGTGATGATGCTGGCGACTTTGCTTTCAGCAGCTCGACGAGCTCTATGCCGCTGGGGAGCCGTGGTTTCGTTGGTTCGGTGGGGGCAACGCCGCTTCCGGAGGAGGTGAGAAGGGAGATTCTGGAGCTAGGGTTCCCCGATGATGGGTATAATTACTTGATTCATTTGAGGGAAATCAAGAATGCTGGTGGTGGCTCTGCGTATTATCAAAACCCTAAGTTCAGGGTTGAAGACATCCCTCGTGACGTAAAG GCATATGATGCTTCAAGATTGAAAATCTCAGAAGTTGATGGTGAGCCCGAGCCAGATTCTATATACAGTGTAGCATCGAAGACTACTACTGTAAGGGTTCAGAAAGTGGTTGATCCTGAAGTAGCAGCTTTGCTCGACGATAGTGATTTATCACGGTTTGGCTCTGATGTTGAAGATTTGGAGGAAGACTTTGTTGTGAGGGCGAACCTCCACGAAGATGGTGATAATGTAGAAGAGAAGGCACATATATGTGATGGTAAGAATTTTGAAGAATCAATGACAAATggaaaccaaaacaatgcacatgaATTGCAAGTTTCTTCACATACCAGAGTTACAGATAATCTTGGGTCCTTGGGTGGTGTTGCAAATGGTGCGACTGGAGTGGGTTGCGCTGATGAGAAGGAAAGAGCTCGTCGCCTGTTGGACGAACAATTTGATTTG TTTGAACGCCAAGAATATGGAACTGATGacaacgatgatgatgatgatgattcttATGAACATTACGGGGCTGAAGAAGATGGATCCCTTGCCGAGAAGCTGAAGTGCTGTCTAAACAACGATATGATGGATGACCTGGAACACAACGATGACAAGTATAAGGTTCCAGCTGATATATTGAAGAATAAAGAGGGACCAAAGGTTGAGGAAGAGGATTGTGCTGCTGATGTGATTCGCCGTTGCAAGGAGTATGCCGAGGTGTACGAAGTTGAAGAAGATGGAGACAACGATGTTGTACTTTTTGAAGAAAGTAGCGATGAATCAGAAGTTTGGGATTGTGAGACAATTGTTTCAACGTATTCGACTTTAGATAACCATCCTAGAAAGATAGATGCACCCGAAGTAGCCAGGAAAAAGAAGTTGGCTGGAACTGTGTCTGCAGCCATGAGTTCCTCTAGTCAATTAATATCCCTTAGAGGAAAAGAGAAACTGCCTCTAGACTTCTTGCCCGGTAATAAAAGTACTTCCGCTGAAAGGGTTAAAGGGCTGAGCACTGCAAGAATCGAGTATAAGAGAAAGCCACATGGTCTAGAGACAAAGGAGGAGAAAAAAGAACGAAAG GCTGCTGTGAAGGAGGAGCGGCGAGAAGCAAGACGCATGAAAAAAGAAATGAAGGATCTTTATAGGAGTGAAGCACATCGTGCGCAGAGAGTTGCTGCCATATCTGGGCCTGCTTCTATTCATCTTTTGTAG
- the LOC112717740 gene encoding dehydrodolichyl diphosphate synthase CPT3-like — protein sequence MHKDTGGITSHLLGGLSSCLRRCIFGILSMGPVPHHITFIIDGNRRFAKKSNLAEGIDHKAGFSSLIFMLRYCYKLGVKYVTVYAFSIDNFKRKPKEVQSLMEFMREKIEELLQDKSTINEYGVKLHFIENLQLLAEPVRISMKKAMKVTAHNKHRVLLVCVALTTSFFGAIPFILFNLSLYINKII from the coding sequence ATGCACAAAGATACTGGAGGTATTACAAGCCACCTGCTTGGAGGTTTATCCAGCTGTCTTAGGAGATGCATATTCGGCATATTATCTATGGGTCCTGTGCCACATCATATTACTTTTATCATTGATGGGAATCGAAGGTTTGCAAAGAAGAGTAACTTGGCTGAAGGGATTGATCATAAGGCTGGATTTTCATCTCTCATTTTCATGCTTAGGTATTGTTATAAATTAGGAGTGAAGTATGTAACTGTCTATGCATTCAGCATCGATAACTTCAAAAGAAAGCCCAAAGAGGTGCAATCCTTGATGGAATTTATGCGAGAAAAGATTGAGGAGTTGCTTCAAGATAAAAGCACTATCAATGAATACGGTGTTAAACTACATTTTATTGAAAACTTGCAGTTATTAGCTGAACCTGTGAGGATTTCAATGAAAAAGGCAATGAAGGTCACTGCCCACAACAAACACAGAGTATTGTTAGTTTGTGTAGCCTTAACTACCTCATTTTTTGGTGCCATTCcttttatactatttaacttaagtttgtatattaataagattatatga